The nucleotide window CGCCTGTCGCGTCCGCCTGTTCGATGTCGCCGACGGCGGCCGTGTCGAACGACGCCGCCTCCGCGGAGTAGGTGGCGTGTGGCGACTCCCGGCCGACGACCCGCGCCTGGCCGCCCTCGAACCGGACGGTGACGGCTCCCGTGACACGCTCGTTCGTCTCCGCGAGGAAGCCGTCCAGCGCGCTCACGAGCGGCGCGTCGATCAGCCCCTCGTAGGCCTTCTGTGCCCACTGTTGGCTGACGTGCTGGGTGAACTGACGCTCCGCCTGGGTGTGGACGAGCCCGGCGAGCCCCTCGTGGGCCGCGAGCAGGGTCGTCGCAGCCGGGTGTTCGTAGTTCTCGCGCACCTTCAGCCCGAGCATCCGGTCTTCCATCAGGTCCGTGCGGCCGACGCCGTAGCGACCGGCGAGTTCGTTCAACGCCTCGATCAGTGCGACCGGTTCCATCTCCTCCCCGTTCAGCGCGACGGGGTAGCCGGACTCGAACGCGATCTCCACCTCGGCGGTCTCGGCCGTCGGGTCGTCCGTCCACTCGTAGATCTCCGTCGTCGGGACGTGATCCGGTTGTTCTAGGTCGCCCCCCTCGACGGACCGCGACCAGAGGTTGGTGTCGATGGACCAGGTGCCGCCGTCACCCCCCTCTACCGGGAGGTCGCGCTCGGCGGCGTACTCCATCTCCCACTCGCGGGTGAGCCCCAGTTCGCGGACGGGGGCGATCACGTCCAGGTCACCGGCGCGCCACACCGTCTCGAACCGGAGCTGGTCGTTCCCCTTCCCGGTGCAGCCGTGTGCGAGCGCGTCACAGTCGTGGTCCTGCGCGACCCCGAGGATCTCCTCGGCGATCACCGGGCGCGCGAGCGCCGTCCCGAGGGGGTACCCCTGGTACGTCGCCTCCGCGCGCACGGCGTCCAGACACAGCTCGGCGAACTCGGCTCGCGCGTCCACGACGTAGTGCTCCAGGTCCAACGCCTCGGCGGTCGCCTCCGCCTCGGCGAACTCCGCCTCGGGCTGACCGACGTCCACCGTGACGCCGACCACCTCGTCGTAGCCGTACTCCTCTTTCAGCAGCGGAACACAGACGGTCGTGTCCAGTCCGCCACTGAACGCGAGCGCGACGCGAGCTGTCATCGTACACAGACAACGACGACACGGGCATAAATTTGACGTTGTCACTTCAGCAAAATAATCGGAGAGCGGACGCTACGCGGCCGAAGGGTGGGGCGACGACGGGGAGAGAGGGTAGTGTCGGGCCTAACGGCCCGGTCGCGGTCGCACGGCTCGCGGGAGCGGCGAGAACGGAGTGGCGGAGCGAGCCGTCATCTCGAACAGACGTAGCAGGCGGGGGTACATAAATCGTTTCGCCGTGGCGAAGTTCGCCGGGCGACTACCACCGGTCGAGCCGCTCCAGCACCGTCTCTAGCTCCGCGGTCCACTGGGCGTCCGACGGGAACGACCGGAACCAGTCTGCGGTCTCGACGGTCTCGTCGGCGACGCCCAGTTCCGCATCCGGGGGAATCTCCGTCCGTTCTGGGCGCGCCGTCCAAGTGACGACAGTGAACGACAGCGTCTCGTCGTCACAGCGGTGGACGGACTCGGTCAGGAGGTGCGGGCGCTCCGGCACCACCGGCACCCCCGTCTCCTCGCACACCTCGCGGACGAGCGCGTCGGCCAAGTCCTCGCCCGGCTGGACTGTCCCGCCGGGAGCGTGCCAGGCGTCGTGGTCCGCCTCGCGGACGAGCAACACCCGGCCGTCGTCGTCCACGACCGCGCCGACGGCGACCCAGCCGCTCTCGAACGCCTCCGCACCCCGAAGCCGCTCGAACGTCTCCGGGTCGTACGTCGTCTCGTCGCGTCGGACGAGCAGGTCGTCGTACTGCTCGCGGGGATCGGTGACGGTCACGGTGAGGAGATCGGCGTCGGTTCTCCCGCCCTCGAACGGCTCTCTGCGGTCCTG belongs to Halobaculum sp. MBLA0143 and includes:
- a CDS encoding NUDIX hydrolase, with protein sequence MSDQNEPPEDDEDQDRREPFEGGRTDADLLTVTVTDPREQYDDLLVRRDETTYDPETFERLRGAEAFESGWVAVGAVVDDDGRVLLVREADHDAWHAPGGTVQPGEDLADALVREVCEETGVPVVPERPHLLTESVHRCDDETLSFTVVTWTARPERTEIPPDAELGVADETVETADWFRSFPSDAQWTAELETVLERLDRW
- a CDS encoding argininosuccinate synthase, yielding MTARVALAFSGGLDTTVCVPLLKEEYGYDEVVGVTVDVGQPEAEFAEAEATAEALDLEHYVVDARAEFAELCLDAVRAEATYQGYPLGTALARPVIAEEILGVAQDHDCDALAHGCTGKGNDQLRFETVWRAGDLDVIAPVRELGLTREWEMEYAAERDLPVEGGDGGTWSIDTNLWSRSVEGGDLEQPDHVPTTEIYEWTDDPTAETAEVEIAFESGYPVALNGEEMEPVALIEALNELAGRYGVGRTDLMEDRMLGLKVRENYEHPAATTLLAAHEGLAGLVHTQAERQFTQHVSQQWAQKAYEGLIDAPLVSALDGFLAETNERVTGAVTVRFEGGQARVVGRESPHATYSAEAASFDTAAVGDIEQADATGVAKYHGFQSRLSGGADDGE